TGCGGATGTTCATCCTTATCTTGTAGCGGCTCTGATGAGAAAACCTTATGCTCCAATTGTAATTGATGGAAGTAATCTGTTGTGGAGAGGCAATTTGCACGTTTCGTTCATCGACGAAATTTTCGAAAAACTTGCTTTTTTTAGAGAATATTTCTTTCCGTACAAAATCGTCTTCGACAAGAATGTGGAATACATTCTCCCGATTTCTGAAAAGAAAGAATTCGAAAGATGGAAAAATTCGTCGAACGTTCTCTTCGAATCACCGGCAGACGATCTCATCATATCTCTTGCAACTTCAATGAACGCGGTCATTCTGAGCGGGGACAGATTCAAAGAATACGATCTCTCAAAAAGAATCAGAGTGATAACACCGGAGGAAATAGAAAAGGGGTGAGCGAACTCACCCCAATTTTTTTTCGATGTAATCGACCACATCTCCCACCGTTGAAATCTTTTCTAGGTCTGCATCGTCCACTTTCACTCCAAACTCGCTTTCAAAATCCATCACAAGATCAACAAGATCCAAAGAATCCGCGCCGAGATCGTCTATGAGTTTCGCTTCTTCTGTAACTTGTGCTTCATCCACTCCAAGTTTCTCAGAGATTATGTTCTTCACTTTTGAAAAGATCTCCTCTCTGTTCGCCACTTTTCCACCTCCTCTTAGTAGTGTCAAAACAAATTATATCATGATTATACTATCGAGAAGGACCTTCTCGGGCCAGTTCGTACTGAACCAATTCGGGTTGAGAGTGTGAACCGGCACAATATAGTCAGGATTCACGGCTTCTATGAGGGTTTTCAAACTCTTTGGTGAAACATGACCTGATGCGTGGAATTCTTTGGTGAAAACAACCTTTTCATTTCGCTTTTCAATACCACGTGGTTTTATGTTGAAGTATTCGATCCAATTCAGGAAACGTCTTGCATCGATTTCTTGTTCTTCGGTGTACGCCTCACTGGTCGAATGAATGTAGACGGCTCCGTTCAATATCCTCTCATCGAGGTCGAGAATGTGGGGGAAATCCCAATAACCCGCAACGATCGCGTAATCA
The Thermotoga sp. KOL6 genome window above contains:
- a CDS encoding acyl carrier protein; this translates as MANREEIFSKVKNIISEKLGVDEAQVTEEAKLIDDLGADSLDLVDLVMDFESEFGVKVDDADLEKISTVGDVVDYIEKKLG